A portion of the Drosophila sechellia strain sech25 chromosome 2R, ASM438219v1, whole genome shotgun sequence genome contains these proteins:
- the LOC6608283 gene encoding uncharacterized protein LOC6608283 produces MSENHDSLGASVAYSELVATDHKDIILLMDVESAVSICSACVANKSANPVDVLTLWFTKLLGAYIDESGRCVLAAREMCKWFTIEAQTGNEVNSSHIKLMSAAQEFVSAFRDRLLEAGERLVHILAYLVFIIIDFCLVSDKSHCQVVVDLQLGTLSLVKDSIINSTEVHPRLATLMQKIMETADTEGTRTGDLQLSVQTAETLAHICLHFMSTWHANPTDEKMPNWLRETVLHLCDVAINHLNSTFGNDKPNVPAENIEELVDCIRSYILLLYHILQKGVVYVDDDVAACLMDLIMCEQTRPSYYSEIEKQQLISVLVRPHVLDILELVYTFQKCQDYLISSALGTPQFDYFDACMDFINAMSTDDADVLPSTCLTLQQIFEYLFKDAKNFVNGERYNQVLDAFGCLLYLVGNIELHRYFCAGIFQKDFITSQVCADILMLCFRLKEANKCWTDRGIKEAIAYWHKCNNSYAMFSTNPSQLHVQRFLRYFHCLGKQELPVISIQNFRLLSAVAEADDHLGMKILKRLELISSSAPTKIELYYEVVALLELLVHHDQIDCSHWFQRTSEMAKKLFGIDKSVSFANAYFKLLARANGSTQLLILRGLPPNVGCTNWNREKFLDSCKVSYDGQLRAFSARHAIDPLFKALQDVSATVVDGSFDLSKSSYIRHGDHRCPVSSLKRRRSELAPKEILRKIYEASIQLAQCTANFDPADWELHKKVMANLSGIVP; encoded by the exons ATGTCCGAAAACCATGATAGCCTGGGTGCATCTGTAGCCTACAGTGAGCTGGTGGCTACAGACCATAAGGACATCATCCTGCTAATGGACGTGGAATCGGCGGTTTCCATTTGCTCAGCATGTGTCGCAAATAAATCCGCGAATCCTGTGGATGTTTTGACATTGTGGTTCACTAAACTATTAGGAGCATACATCGACGAATCTGGGCGTTGTGTACTAGCAGCTAGGGAAATGTGCAAGTGGTTCACGATT GAAGCACAAACTGGCAATGAAGTCAACAGCAGTCATATAAAACTCATGTCTGCGGCCCAAGAATTTGTATCCGCATTCAGGGATCGCTTGCTGGAAGCAGGCGAACGTTTGGTTCATATCCTTGCCTATCTTGTCTTTATAATTATCGACTTCTGTTTAGTCAG CGATAAGAGTCATTGCCAGGTTGTAGTGGATCTTCAACTCGGAACGCTTTCTTTAGTAAAGGATTCTATCATCAATTCGACAGAAGTGCACCCTCGCCTTGCGACCT TGATGCAAAAGATAATGGAAACCGCAGATACCGAAGGAACACGCACTGGTGACCTGCAGTTGTCTGTACAGACAGCCGAGACGTTGGCTCACATTTGCTTGCACTTCATGTCCACCTGGCATGCTAATCCTACAGACGAAAAAATGCCCAATTGGCTTAGAGAAACTGTTTTACATCTATGTGATGTGGCTATCAATCACTTGAATAGTACTTTTGGCAAC GACAAGCCTAATGTTCCTGCTGAAAACATAGAAGAGCTTGTAGATTGTATCAGGTCCTacatcttattattatatcatatTCTTCAAAAAGGTGTGGTGtatgttgatgatgatgtaGCTGCTTGTCTGATGGACTTAATAATGTGTGAACAAAC GAGGCCATCATATTACTCTGAAATCGAGAAGCAACAGCTCATTTCAGTGTTAGTTCGACCACACGTACTAGATATTTTAGAGCTGGTATACACATTCCAAAAATGTCAAGAT TATTTAATATCCAGTGCCCTTGGTACACCACAATTTGACTACTTCGACGCTTGCATGGATTTTATAAATGCTATGTCTACAGACGACGCGGATGTGCTCCCATCTACTTGTTTAACATTACAacaaatttttgaatatttgtttaaag ATGCCAAAAATTTTGTCAATGGCGAACGCTATAATCAAGTATTGGATGCGTTTGGATGTCTTTTGTATTTAGTGGGTAACATAGAACTACATAGGTATTTCTGTGCCGGCATATTTCAAAAGGATTTTATTACATCGCAAGTGTGTGCGGATATTCTCATGCTGTGCTTTCG GCTAAAAGAGGCTAACAAGTGCTGGACAGATCGTGGCATAAAAGAGGCTATAGCTTACTGGCATAAGTGCAATAATTCTTATGCCATGTTTTCCACAAATCCAAGCCAATTGCATGTACAACGATTCCTTAGATACTTCCACTGCTTGGGAAAGCAGGAACTTCCTGTCATAAGCATTCAAAACTTCCGACTCCTGTCTGCCGTCGCAGAAGCAGATGACCACTTGGGAATGAAGATATTGAAGCGCTTAGAACTCATCTCCTCCTCAGCGCCTACAAAAATTGAGTTGTACTATGAAGTG GTTGCTCTACTGGAACTTTTAGTGCACCACGATCAAATCGACTGTTCCCATTGGTTTCAGCGGACATCGGAAATGGCCAAGAAACTTTTTGGCATTGACAAGAGCGTTAGCTTTGCTAATGCTTACTTCAAACTACTAGCACGTGCGAATGGATCCACCCAATTACTGATACTCAGGGGACTGCCACCAAATGTTGGATGCACAAACTGGAATCGAGAGAAATTCCTCGACTCCTGCAAAGTCAGCTATGACGGCCAATTGAGAGCATTTAGTGCCCGCCATGCAATAGACCCATTGTTTAAGGCCTTGCAGGACGTATCCGCAACGGTTGTCGACGGTTCATTTGATCTCAGTAAATCAAGCTACATTCGCCATGGAGATCATAGATGTCCCGTCTCTAGCCTAAAACGTCGCCGGAGTGAATTGGCGCCTAAAGAAATCCTTCGTAAGATATATGAGGCCTCTATTCAGCTTGCCCAGTGCACCGCGAATTTCGATCCTGCCGACTGGGAATTGCATAAGAAGGTTATGGCCAATTTGAGTGGAATTGTACCCTAG
- the LOC6608284 gene encoding probable ATP-dependent RNA helicase Dbp45A: MQRKEANPFQILGLRPWLVKQLTKLGLKGATPIQQKCIPAILAGQDCIGAAKTGSGKTFAFALPILERLSEEPVSHFALVLTPTHELAYQISEQFLVAGQAMGVRVCVVSGGTDQMVESQKLMQRPHIVVAMPGRLADHLTGCDTFSFDNLKYLVVDEADRMLNGDFDESLAIIERCLPKTRQNLFFSATMKDFMKESSIFPIASDCFEWSQDSDVATVETLDQRYLLCADYDRDMVLIEALRKYREGNENANVMIFTNTKKYCQLLSMTLKNMDIDNVCLHGFMRQKERVAALSRFKSNQIRTLIATDVAARGLDIPSVELVMNHMLPRTPKEYIHRVGRTARAGRKGMSISIFRFPRDLELLAAIEEEINTKLTEHPIDQRMVERIFMQVNVTRRESEMQLDNNDFDERAQNYRRKTWIMEGKDPDQMEALYRKKQKDKLKEIRRKRKLQQAESAASEQGKALLQDERFKSVDSARFEKKGKGRSRVTQEDTPTKPLKRLNKEKPFAQKGKADDKKSKRS, encoded by the exons ATGCAACGAAAGGAAGCCAATCCCTTTCAGATCCTAGGCCTACGTCCATGGCTGGTTAAGCAGCTGACCAAGTTGG GCCTGAAGGGAGCAACTCCAATCCAACAGAAATGCATCCCGGCGATATTGGCGGGTCAGGATTGCATCGGAGCTGCCAAGACGGGCTCGGGCAAGACTTTCGCCTTTGCCCTGCCCATTCTGGAGCGGCTGAGCGAAGAGCCAGTGAGCCACTTCGCCCTGGTGCTGACGCCCACGCACGAGTTGGCTTATCAAATCTCCGAGCAGTTTCTTGTGGCTGGGCAGGCGATGGGGGTGCGCGTGTGTGTCGTCTCTGGCGGCACAGACCAAATGGTCGAGAGCCAGAAGCTTATGCAGCGACCGCACATCGTGGTGGCCATGCCCGGCCGTCTCGCGGATCACCTAACCGGCTGCGACACCTTCTCCTTCGACAATCTGAAGTATTTGGTTGTTGACGAAGCGGATCGCATGCTGAACGGAGACTTTGACGAGAGCCTAGCCATCATTGAGCGCTGTCTGCCCAAGACAAGGCAAAACCTCTTCTTTTCCGCAACCATGAAGGACTTTATGAAGGAGTCCAGCATATTTCCCATCGCCAGTGAT TGTTTTGAATGGTCGCAGGACTCAGATGTGGCCACTGTAGAGACTCTGGACCAGCGTTATCTGCTTTGCGCTGACTACGATCGCGACATGGTCTTAATAGAGGCACTGAGAAAGTACCGCGAGGGGAACGAAAACGCTAATGTCATGATCTTCACCAACACAAAAAA GTACTGTCAGCTTCTCTCGATGACGCTGAAGAACATGGACATCGATAATGTTTGCTTGCATGGTTTCATGCGGCAAAAGGAGCGCGTAGCTGCTCTAAGTCGCTTCAAGTCCAACCAAATACGTACACTGATCGCTACGGATGTGGCCGCAAGAGGTCTGGATATACCCAGCGTCGAGCTGGTTATGAATCACATGCTTCCCCGGACACCCAAGGAGTACATCCATCGCGTGGGCAGAACAGCGAGAGCGGGGCGCAAGGGCATGTCCATCTCCATTTTCCGCTTTCCACGCGATCTAGAGCTTTTGGCCGCCATCGAGGAGGAGATCAACACCAAACTTACAGAGCATCCCATCGATC aGCGCATGGTGGAGAGGATCTTTATGCAAGTTAATGTCACACGCCGTGAATCCGAGATGCAATTAGACAATAACGATTTCGACGAGCGAGCGCAAAACTATAGGCGAAAGACGTGGATTATGGAGGGCAAGGACCCCGACCAAATGGAAGCTCT GTATCGTAAAAAGCAGAAGGATAAACTAAAGGAAATACGCCGAAAGAGGAAACTGCAGCAGGCAGAGTCGGCAGCCAGCGAACAGGGCAAAGCTCTCCTACAGGACGAGCGCTTTAAATCTGTAGACAGTGCGCGGTTTGAGAAGAAGGGAAAAGGACGAAGTAGAGTCACCCAAGAAGATACCCCAACCAAGCCCCTAAAAAGGCTTAACAAAGAAAAACCATTTGCCCAAAAGGGCAAAGCAGATGACAAAAAGTCAAAGAGAAGCTAA
- the LOC6608285 gene encoding NAD kinase 2, mitochondrial isoform X3, with the protein MLKSKQLLQQFSKEYAKYTPTKFKLKRALVVTKLSRYEFEQLRHPELSPDQLQQKLRDRGTDVEMVLHLHKVHKDFERRVVQSFQDVGCEVKLSSSSLSKDVMSWADVIVPVGGDGTFLLSAGRASPLFALSQQKTPIVGFNSDPLHSEGRLMLPKHYSDNPADAVSRIKSGDFKWMHRSRVRTTMLGSNGNIPEPTDLFRHTEVKMEQVSTAPEVLDQDMADKYKAKMKRVLPYLALNEVFIGEHLSARVSHLQLVLDHQDVVNKTKCSGLCVSTGTGSTSWHTSINRITSRDVDDLLRSLPNGNSKNVMMLRQNAEEIAQRYNQGLLFAPDDPRLCYSIREQICVGVWPSPKSFKERDFVQTVFVKSHCIDANLVIDGSISFPFNDGAKALLEVHPEDALLTIALD; encoded by the exons AGTACGCTAAGTATACGCCGACCAAATTCAAGCTTAAGCGGGCTCTGGTCGTCACCAAGCTGTCCCGCTATGAGTTCGAGCAGCTGCGCCACCCGGAACTGTCTCCGGATCAGCTCCAGCAAAAGCTCCGTGACCGGGGCACCGACGTGGAGATGGTCCTGCATCTGCACAAGGTGCACAAGGATTTCGAGCGGCGGGTCGTGCAGAGCTTCCAGGACGTTGGCTGCGAGGTGAAGTTGTCCAGCAG CTCGTTGAGCAAGGACGTCATGAGCTGGGCGGACGTCATCGTGCCGGTGGGCGGCGATGGCACTTTCCTTCTCTCCGCCGGACGCGCCAGTCCGCTCTTCGCGCTCAGCCAGCAGAAGACGCCGATCGTGGGCTTCAACTCGGATCCGCTTCACTCGGAGGGCCGACTCATGCTGCCCAAGCACTACTCGGACAATCCGGCCGACGCCGTTTCCCGCATTAAGAGC GGCGATTTCAAGTGGATGCATCGCTCGAGGGTGCGGACAACGATGCTTGGTAGCAACGGCAATATTCCGGAGCCGACTGACCTTTTCCGGCACACGGAGGTCAAGATGGAGCAGGTCAGCACCGCACCCGAAGTGCTGGACCAGGACATGGCCGACAAGTACAAGGCCAAGATGAAACGTGTGCTTCCTTACTTGGCTTTGAACGAG GTATTTATTGGCGAGCATCTATCGGCCCGAGTGTCCCACTTGCAACTGGTGCTGGACCACCAGGACGTAGTGAACAAGACCAAATGCTCCGGACTGTGCGTCAGCACGGGCACGGGCTCAACATCCTGGCACACCAGCATCAATCGCATCACAAGCCGGGATGTGGATGACCTTTTGCGCTCCCTGCCCAACGGCAATTCAAAGAACGTGATGATGCTGCGCCAAAATGCAGAGGAGATCGCCCAGAGGTACAACCAGGGCCTGCTCTTTGCGCCAGACGATCCGCGCCTCTGCTATTCTATACGGGAGCAAATTTGCGTGGGCGTGTGGCCTTCGCCAAAGTCTTTTAAGGAGCGCGATTTTGTGCAGACCGTGTTTGTCAAGTCGCATTGCATCGATGCCA ACCTGGTTATAGATGGCAGCATTTCGTTCCCCTTCAACGATGGCGCCAAGGCTTTGCTAGAGGTTCACCCAGAGGATGCCCTTCTAACAATCGCTTTAGACTGA
- the LOC6608285 gene encoding NAD kinase 2, mitochondrial isoform X2 — MLKSKQLLQQFSKEYAKYTPTKFKLKRALVVTKLSRYEFEQLRHPELSPDQLQQKLRDRGTDVEMVLHLHKVHKDFERRVVQSFQDVGCEVKLSSRSSLSKDVMSWADVIVPVGGDGTFLLSAGRASPLFALSQQKTPIVGFNSDPLHSEGRLMLPKHYSDNPADAVSRIKSGDFKWMHRSRVRTTMLGSNGNIPEPTDLFRHTEVKMEQVSTAPEVLDQDMADKYKAKMKRVLPYLALNEVFIGEHLSARVSHLQLVLDHQDVVNKTKCSGLCVSTGTGSTSWHTSINRITSRDVDDLLRSLPNGNSKNVMMLRQNAEEIAQRYNQGLLFAPDDPRLCYSIREQICVGVWPSPKSFKERDFVQTVFVKSHCIDANLVIDGSISFPFNDGAKALLEVHPEDALLTIALD, encoded by the exons AGTACGCTAAGTATACGCCGACCAAATTCAAGCTTAAGCGGGCTCTGGTCGTCACCAAGCTGTCCCGCTATGAGTTCGAGCAGCTGCGCCACCCGGAACTGTCTCCGGATCAGCTCCAGCAAAAGCTCCGTGACCGGGGCACCGACGTGGAGATGGTCCTGCATCTGCACAAGGTGCACAAGGATTTCGAGCGGCGGGTCGTGCAGAGCTTCCAGGACGTTGGCTGCGAGGTGAAGTTGTCCAGCAG AAGCTCGTTGAGCAAGGACGTCATGAGCTGGGCGGACGTCATCGTGCCGGTGGGCGGCGATGGCACTTTCCTTCTCTCCGCCGGACGCGCCAGTCCGCTCTTCGCGCTCAGCCAGCAGAAGACGCCGATCGTGGGCTTCAACTCGGATCCGCTTCACTCGGAGGGCCGACTCATGCTGCCCAAGCACTACTCGGACAATCCGGCCGACGCCGTTTCCCGCATTAAGAGC GGCGATTTCAAGTGGATGCATCGCTCGAGGGTGCGGACAACGATGCTTGGTAGCAACGGCAATATTCCGGAGCCGACTGACCTTTTCCGGCACACGGAGGTCAAGATGGAGCAGGTCAGCACCGCACCCGAAGTGCTGGACCAGGACATGGCCGACAAGTACAAGGCCAAGATGAAACGTGTGCTTCCTTACTTGGCTTTGAACGAG GTATTTATTGGCGAGCATCTATCGGCCCGAGTGTCCCACTTGCAACTGGTGCTGGACCACCAGGACGTAGTGAACAAGACCAAATGCTCCGGACTGTGCGTCAGCACGGGCACGGGCTCAACATCCTGGCACACCAGCATCAATCGCATCACAAGCCGGGATGTGGATGACCTTTTGCGCTCCCTGCCCAACGGCAATTCAAAGAACGTGATGATGCTGCGCCAAAATGCAGAGGAGATCGCCCAGAGGTACAACCAGGGCCTGCTCTTTGCGCCAGACGATCCGCGCCTCTGCTATTCTATACGGGAGCAAATTTGCGTGGGCGTGTGGCCTTCGCCAAAGTCTTTTAAGGAGCGCGATTTTGTGCAGACCGTGTTTGTCAAGTCGCATTGCATCGATGCCA ACCTGGTTATAGATGGCAGCATTTCGTTCCCCTTCAACGATGGCGCCAAGGCTTTGCTAGAGGTTCACCCAGAGGATGCCCTTCTAACAATCGCTTTAGACTGA
- the LOC6608285 gene encoding NAD kinase 2, mitochondrial isoform X1 — protein sequence MLKSKQLLQQFSKEYAKYTPTKFKLKRALVVTKLSRYEFEQLRHPELSPDQLQQKLRDRGTDVEMVLHLHKVHKDFERRVVQSFQDVGCEVKLSSRLEFRSSLSKDVMSWADVIVPVGGDGTFLLSAGRASPLFALSQQKTPIVGFNSDPLHSEGRLMLPKHYSDNPADAVSRIKSGDFKWMHRSRVRTTMLGSNGNIPEPTDLFRHTEVKMEQVSTAPEVLDQDMADKYKAKMKRVLPYLALNEVFIGEHLSARVSHLQLVLDHQDVVNKTKCSGLCVSTGTGSTSWHTSINRITSRDVDDLLRSLPNGNSKNVMMLRQNAEEIAQRYNQGLLFAPDDPRLCYSIREQICVGVWPSPKSFKERDFVQTVFVKSHCIDANLVIDGSISFPFNDGAKALLEVHPEDALLTIALD from the exons AGTACGCTAAGTATACGCCGACCAAATTCAAGCTTAAGCGGGCTCTGGTCGTCACCAAGCTGTCCCGCTATGAGTTCGAGCAGCTGCGCCACCCGGAACTGTCTCCGGATCAGCTCCAGCAAAAGCTCCGTGACCGGGGCACCGACGTGGAGATGGTCCTGCATCTGCACAAGGTGCACAAGGATTTCGAGCGGCGGGTCGTGCAGAGCTTCCAGGACGTTGGCTGCGAGGTGAAGTTGTCCAGCAG ACTTGAATTTAGAAGCTCGTTGAGCAAGGACGTCATGAGCTGGGCGGACGTCATCGTGCCGGTGGGCGGCGATGGCACTTTCCTTCTCTCCGCCGGACGCGCCAGTCCGCTCTTCGCGCTCAGCCAGCAGAAGACGCCGATCGTGGGCTTCAACTCGGATCCGCTTCACTCGGAGGGCCGACTCATGCTGCCCAAGCACTACTCGGACAATCCGGCCGACGCCGTTTCCCGCATTAAGAGC GGCGATTTCAAGTGGATGCATCGCTCGAGGGTGCGGACAACGATGCTTGGTAGCAACGGCAATATTCCGGAGCCGACTGACCTTTTCCGGCACACGGAGGTCAAGATGGAGCAGGTCAGCACCGCACCCGAAGTGCTGGACCAGGACATGGCCGACAAGTACAAGGCCAAGATGAAACGTGTGCTTCCTTACTTGGCTTTGAACGAG GTATTTATTGGCGAGCATCTATCGGCCCGAGTGTCCCACTTGCAACTGGTGCTGGACCACCAGGACGTAGTGAACAAGACCAAATGCTCCGGACTGTGCGTCAGCACGGGCACGGGCTCAACATCCTGGCACACCAGCATCAATCGCATCACAAGCCGGGATGTGGATGACCTTTTGCGCTCCCTGCCCAACGGCAATTCAAAGAACGTGATGATGCTGCGCCAAAATGCAGAGGAGATCGCCCAGAGGTACAACCAGGGCCTGCTCTTTGCGCCAGACGATCCGCGCCTCTGCTATTCTATACGGGAGCAAATTTGCGTGGGCGTGTGGCCTTCGCCAAAGTCTTTTAAGGAGCGCGATTTTGTGCAGACCGTGTTTGTCAAGTCGCATTGCATCGATGCCA ACCTGGTTATAGATGGCAGCATTTCGTTCCCCTTCAACGATGGCGCCAAGGCTTTGCTAGAGGTTCACCCAGAGGATGCCCTTCTAACAATCGCTTTAGACTGA